The following are from one region of the Cetobacterium somerae genome:
- a CDS encoding tyrosine-type recombinase/integrase — MKLLENFIKYKADSKSLKKETLDLYYGDIKDFESFVEKDFLNIKKEDILKYIEFLKNNYQPNSIIRKISTIKTFYKYLLEKRFINDNPSEGIVIEKAPEKELETLELWEINSILDACGKDYKGLRDKLLIKLLVETNLSINDVLKIKISDLELVSYKIIYNDEKGEKIRISDELSKELEDYIKDIRNYLSNGNSNLVFYSFSRQSFRARFISLGKKCGIEREITPNMLRNTLKTMVKCNDEINEEQFFLDLKDKYFKIGIGDD, encoded by the coding sequence ATGAAACTATTGGAAAATTTTATTAAATATAAAGCAGATTCAAAAAGCTTAAAAAAAGAAACACTAGATTTATATTATGGAGATATAAAAGACTTTGAAAGTTTCGTAGAAAAAGATTTTTTAAATATAAAAAAAGAAGACATATTAAAATATATTGAATTCTTAAAAAATAATTATCAACCAAATTCAATTATAAGAAAAATAAGTACAATAAAGACATTTTATAAATATCTTTTAGAAAAAAGATTTATAAATGATAATCCTTCAGAGGGAATAGTAATTGAAAAAGCTCCTGAAAAAGAGCTCGAAACTTTAGAGCTTTGGGAAATTAATAGTATTTTAGATGCTTGTGGGAAAGATTATAAGGGATTGAGAGATAAGTTACTTATAAAATTACTTGTAGAAACCAATTTATCAATAAATGATGTTCTAAAAATAAAAATATCAGATTTAGAGTTAGTTTCATATAAAATTATATATAATGATGAAAAGGGTGAAAAGATAAGAATATCTGATGAACTTTCTAAAGAACTTGAAGACTATATAAAAGATATTAGAAATTATTTATCTAATGGTAATAGTAATCTTGTATTCTATAGTTTTAGTAGACAATCGTTTCGAGCTAGATTTATCTCTTTAGGTAAAAAATGTGGTATTGAAAGAGAGATAACTCCAAATATGTTGAGAAATACTTTGAAAACTATGGTAAAATGTAATGATGAAATTAATGAAGAACAGTTTTTTTTAGATTTAAAAGATAAGTATTTTAAAATAGGAATAGGAGATGATTAA
- a CDS encoding HD domain-containing protein — translation MLSRLKQVYRYIFLKFNKRNEEEIKKVLSAEEYKIFSKMREYDKVHSFLVYKKCSENRILENNKNYLKLALLHDCGKGNTGLLKRIKKVLIGDKKLEKHSENAFEILKDINIDVAKLCRDHHKVDVENEMKIFQKIDDE, via the coding sequence ATGCTTTCTAGACTAAAGCAAGTATATAGATATATATTTTTGAAATTTAATAAAAGAAATGAAGAAGAGATAAAAAAGGTGCTTTCAGCAGAAGAATATAAGATTTTTAGTAAGATGAGAGAGTACGATAAAGTGCATTCATTTTTAGTTTATAAAAAATGTAGTGAAAACAGAATTTTAGAAAATAATAAAAATTATTTAAAATTAGCATTACTACATGATTGTGGAAAAGGTAATACAGGTCTTTTAAAAAGAATAAAAAAAGTTTTAATTGGAGATAAAAAGCTAGAAAAACATTCTGAAAATGCTTTTGAAATATTAAAAGATATCAATATAGATGTAGCAAAATTATGTAGAGATCATCATAAAGTTGATGTGGAAAATGAAATGAAAATTTTTCAAAAAATTGATGATGAATAA
- a CDS encoding murein hydrolase activator EnvC family protein → MKRIMIFFICSTFVFGDSVDNLKNKMKKIESEIKQKNSRIEHIDSEKISIAKQIENINSEIKDIEKEAEKLQDEIKIVNRNIEYGGLNLNVSSKVLDRKKSEYKAKMIEVTRKSSLESDTKERSIAKRSFSRLLYGDLESMEHIKNVQSSIEHVKKNIENDRQKLTILKRKLDSNRRSIEVKKQEKNRLITRLNQEKTTHVKTISKLETQKKNIEKEIERIIKARSVTAKNVKLDTAVLKLGKFQRPISGTIAVKFKEKKNGEVVSNGIEIAGKMGARVKAATSGKVIYADKFQGLNNVVMIDYGYNTIGVYGNLIAVGVKLNQQVQRGQDIGVLGLNTDSKANLYYEVRFNLKPINPENLF, encoded by the coding sequence ATGAAAAGAATAATGATTTTTTTTATTTGTTCAACTTTTGTATTTGGAGATAGTGTAGATAATTTAAAAAATAAAATGAAAAAAATAGAGAGTGAAATAAAGCAAAAAAATAGTAGAATTGAACATATAGACTCTGAAAAAATAAGTATTGCAAAACAGATTGAAAATATAAATTCAGAAATTAAAGATATTGAAAAAGAGGCAGAAAAACTTCAAGATGAGATAAAAATAGTTAATAGAAATATTGAGTATGGTGGATTGAATTTAAATGTAAGTAGTAAGGTACTAGATAGAAAAAAGTCAGAATATAAAGCTAAAATGATTGAAGTAACTAGAAAATCTAGTTTAGAAAGTGATACAAAAGAGAGAAGCATTGCTAAAAGAAGCTTTTCAAGACTTTTGTATGGAGATTTAGAAAGTATGGAACATATTAAAAATGTTCAAAGTTCAATAGAACATGTAAAAAAGAACATTGAAAATGATAGACAAAAATTAACGATTCTTAAAAGAAAACTAGATTCAAATAGAAGATCAATTGAAGTAAAAAAACAAGAAAAAAATAGATTAATAACAAGATTAAATCAAGAAAAAACAACTCATGTAAAAACAATAAGTAAGTTAGAGACTCAAAAGAAAAATATAGAAAAAGAAATTGAAAGAATAATAAAAGCAAGAAGTGTAACAGCTAAAAATGTAAAATTAGATACAGCAGTACTTAAACTTGGAAAATTCCAAAGACCTATTTCAGGAACAATTGCTGTAAAATTTAAAGAAAAGAAAAATGGTGAAGTTGTTAGTAATGGTATAGAGATAGCTGGAAAAATGGGAGCTAGGGTTAAAGCTGCAACAAGTGGAAAAGTAATATATGCAGATAAATTTCAAGGGCTTAATAATGTGGTTATGATAGATTATGGATATAATACTATTGGTGTTTATGGAAATTTAATTGCTGTTGGAGTTAAATTAAATCAACAAGTTCAAAGAGGACAAGACATAGGTGTTTTAGGTCTAAATACCGATAGTAAAGCAAATCTTTATTATGAAGTAAGATTTAATTTAAAACCAATAAATCCAGAAAATCTATTTTAA
- a CDS encoding thymidine kinase, with translation MHLLLTEGMGWIEVVTGSMFSGKSEELIRRMRRSKYANQKILVFKHSSDDRYDDTKVASHSQAFIEAVPASTVEEMREIIEKEYKDVKVIGIDEVQFFGEDVAEFCEELADQGKRVVVAGLDQDFRGEPFKPMDRLMAKAEYVDKFNAICACCGNPASRTQRLVDGEPAYEDDPIVLVGASESYEARCRRCHIVRKRGE, from the coding sequence ATGCATTTATTATTAACAGAAGGAATGGGTTGGATAGAAGTTGTAACTGGAAGTATGTTTTCAGGAAAAAGTGAAGAGTTAATTAGAAGAATGAGAAGATCAAAATATGCAAATCAGAAAATTTTAGTTTTTAAACATTCAAGTGATGATAGATATGATGATACAAAAGTAGCTTCTCATAGTCAGGCTTTTATTGAGGCTGTACCAGCTTCAACAGTAGAAGAGATGAGAGAGATAATAGAAAAAGAATATAAAGATGTAAAAGTTATAGGAATAGATGAGGTTCAATTTTTTGGTGAGGACGTAGCTGAATTTTGTGAAGAACTGGCAGATCAAGGGAAAAGAGTTGTTGTAGCTGGATTAGATCAAGATTTTAGAGGAGAACCGTTCAAACCAATGGATAGACTAATGGCAAAAGCTGAATATGTAGACAAATTTAATGCTATTTGTGCTTGCTGTGGTAATCCAGCATCAAGAACTCAAAGATTAGTTGATGGAGAGCCAGCATACGAGGATGATCCTATTGTATTAGTTGGAGCTAGTGAAAGTTATGAAGCAAGATGTAGAAGATGCCATATTGTTAGAAAAAGAGGAGAGTAA
- the recN gene encoding DNA repair protein RecN has protein sequence MLKELKIENLAIIEKVDLEFKKGLIVLTGETGAGKSIILSGINLLIGEKASADMVRDGEEYLLAQGVFAVNEEQEAELRELGIEAEDNEVIVRRHIDKNGKGKAFVNNIRVPMSSLKEIMGTLVDIVGQHSHQMLLNKSNHLRLLDRFLGDDGIAIKKQLEIIYNEYSSLERRIQDVEKNKRETLEKKEFYEFQLQEIDKVNLKDGEDEKLEEEYKKLFHAGKIKEKLSLTENILKDGEKNALNIIYNSRKNLETISKYGKEFQENLERLERVYYDLQDCVDSIRDLNDDIEADDLRLEKVISRLDTINRLKSKYGEDIATILQYREKIDEKLQLLDENSFQVKKLEKDRDEAKTKYYTLAKKLSDIRKLKAKIIEENLQDELKGLNMGDANFKIEFEESTSMTLSGIDQVEFMISTNVGQGLKPLWKVASGGEVSRIMLAIKVIFSKVDNIPILIFDEIDTGVGGETVRKIANKLQEIGETTQVMSITHSPAIAAKATQQFYIEKNLIDNKTITQVKELDKDERIKEIARMLAGKNISEAVIEHAKELLGDV, from the coding sequence ATGTTAAAAGAGTTGAAAATTGAAAATTTAGCCATAATAGAAAAGGTGGATTTAGAATTTAAAAAAGGATTAATTGTTTTGACTGGAGAAACAGGAGCAGGGAAATCAATAATTTTAAGCGGAATAAATCTTTTAATAGGAGAAAAAGCTAGTGCAGATATGGTTAGAGATGGAGAAGAATACCTTCTAGCACAAGGTGTATTTGCTGTTAATGAAGAACAAGAAGCTGAATTAAGAGAGTTAGGTATAGAAGCTGAAGATAATGAAGTTATAGTAAGAAGACATATAGATAAAAATGGAAAAGGAAAAGCTTTTGTAAATAACATAAGAGTGCCAATGTCTAGTTTAAAAGAGATAATGGGGACTTTAGTTGATATAGTAGGTCAGCACTCTCATCAAATGCTTTTAAATAAAAGTAATCATTTAAGACTTTTAGATAGATTTTTAGGTGATGATGGTATTGCAATAAAAAAGCAACTTGAAATAATTTATAATGAATATTCAAGTTTGGAAAGAAGAATTCAAGATGTAGAAAAAAATAAAAGAGAAACTTTAGAAAAAAAAGAATTTTATGAATTTCAACTTCAAGAGATTGATAAAGTAAATTTGAAAGATGGAGAAGATGAAAAACTTGAAGAAGAGTATAAAAAACTATTTCATGCAGGAAAAATAAAGGAAAAGCTATCACTAACGGAGAATATATTAAAAGATGGAGAAAAAAATGCTTTAAATATAATTTACAATAGCAGAAAAAACTTAGAAACAATTTCAAAGTATGGAAAAGAATTTCAAGAAAACTTAGAAAGATTAGAAAGAGTTTACTATGATTTACAAGATTGTGTAGATTCAATTAGAGATTTAAATGATGATATAGAGGCTGATGATTTAAGATTAGAAAAGGTAATTTCAAGACTTGATACGATTAATCGTTTAAAGTCAAAATATGGAGAAGATATAGCTACAATACTTCAATACAGAGAAAAAATCGATGAAAAACTTCAGTTATTAGATGAAAATAGTTTTCAAGTAAAAAAATTAGAAAAAGATAGAGACGAAGCTAAAACAAAATACTATACTTTAGCTAAAAAGTTAAGTGATATAAGAAAATTAAAGGCTAAAATCATTGAAGAAAATCTCCAAGATGAATTAAAAGGTCTAAATATGGGAGATGCAAACTTTAAAATTGAATTTGAAGAATCAACATCAATGACTTTAAGTGGAATAGACCAAGTGGAGTTTATGATATCAACAAATGTTGGTCAAGGATTAAAACCATTATGGAAGGTTGCTTCAGGTGGGGAAGTGAGTAGAATAATGTTAGCTATAAAAGTGATTTTCTCAAAAGTTGATAATATACCAATATTAATTTTTGATGAGATTGATACGGGAGTTGGAGGAGAAACTGTTAGAAAAATAGCGAATAAACTTCAAGAGATAGGTGAAACAACTCAAGTTATGAGTATAACTCACTCGCCTGCTATAGCAGCAAAAGCTACTCAACAGTTTTATATAGAAAAAAATCTGATAGATAATAAAACTATAACCCAAGTAAAAGAGTTAGATAAAGATGAAAGAATAAAAGAGATTGCTAGAATGTTAGCGGGAAAAAATATATCTGAAGCAGTAATAGAGCATGCTAAAGAGTTATTAGGTGATGTATAA
- a CDS encoding cell division protein FtsX: MERKKGARTFIALTLSFIIFNIFISLSSNSYFIGKILKSDYFFTIELQNENSKEKLQEFEKFLLENENVKGTRFLSKEEAFRNLQKELEIVIPKSENPLPNSIIVYFKDEKNLHAIQELLDVNPMVREIYIDSQFLQNIQRKVSAANMSLFICLILSLGMYYPITTILRGVIIRDYMIFSIKAPQNKKNFSVARNKNLIPFFGSALVGGMIFFNIYVILRDKYQQILSKLILQSFKQIIVIEIIATLILLFLAWKSTGKLKKDEV; encoded by the coding sequence ATGGAAAGAAAAAAAGGGGCAAGAACATTTATAGCATTAACACTAAGTTTTATTATATTTAATATATTTATTTCATTATCTTCTAATAGCTACTTTATTGGGAAAATATTAAAGAGTGATTATTTTTTTACTATTGAGTTACAAAATGAAAACTCAAAAGAGAAATTACAAGAATTCGAAAAATTTCTTTTAGAAAATGAAAATGTTAAAGGAACAAGATTTTTATCAAAAGAAGAAGCTTTTAGAAACTTACAAAAAGAATTAGAAATAGTGATACCTAAAAGTGAAAATCCATTACCAAATTCAATAATTGTATATTTTAAAGATGAAAAAAACCTTCATGCCATCCAGGAATTATTAGATGTAAACCCAATGGTAAGAGAGATATATATAGATAGTCAATTTTTACAAAATATTCAAAGAAAAGTTAGTGCAGCAAACATGTCACTATTTATTTGTTTAATATTATCTTTAGGAATGTATTATCCAATAACAACAATTCTCAGAGGAGTTATAATTAGAGATTATATGATATTTTCAATAAAGGCTCCACAAAATAAAAAAAACTTTTCTGTAGCTAGAAATAAAAATTTGATACCATTTTTTGGAAGCGCATTAGTTGGAGGAATGATATTTTTTAATATTTATGTTATATTGAGAGATAAGTACCAACAAATTTTATCAAAATTAATACTTCAAAGTTTTAAACAAATTATAGTAATTGAGATTATAGCAACACTAATACTTCTATTTTTGGCTTGGAAATCAACAGGTAAGCTAAAAAAAGATGAGGTCTAA
- a CDS encoding NAD(+)/NADH kinase, producing MKGTIIYNEDKKEAVKLYHQLIDFFLKYDIEIVPKTDVLEAKFAVVIGGDGTLLRASKTLIKNKNIDIFAINAGSLGFLTEIKIEEFHPTFLKYLKGIVKKESRQLLEVVIRGEKIDVLNEIVISKKMASSKILDISMNTENTKICDYKADGIIVATPTGSTAYSLSAGGPIVMPQIKAIVVTPLAPHNLATRPIILSGEERLILTLKPEQKGCIIIDGEIEREIGNAEEILVYYSDEKINLILPENRDYYGILRDKLKWGDNLC from the coding sequence ATGAAGGGAACTATAATTTACAATGAAGATAAAAAAGAAGCAGTAAAACTATATCATCAATTAATAGACTTTTTTTTAAAATACGATATAGAAATAGTTCCTAAGACTGATGTATTAGAAGCAAAATTTGCTGTTGTTATAGGAGGAGATGGAACTTTACTTAGAGCCTCTAAAACTTTAATTAAAAATAAAAATATAGATATTTTTGCAATCAATGCAGGATCTTTAGGTTTTTTAACAGAGATAAAAATCGAAGAGTTTCATCCTACTTTTCTTAAGTATTTAAAAGGAATAGTAAAAAAAGAGAGTAGACAACTTTTAGAAGTAGTTATAAGAGGAGAAAAGATAGACGTATTAAATGAGATTGTTATTTCAAAGAAAATGGCCAGTTCAAAAATTCTAGATATATCAATGAATACTGAGAATACAAAAATCTGTGATTATAAAGCAGATGGAATAATTGTTGCAACACCTACAGGCTCAACAGCATATTCTCTTTCAGCAGGAGGCCCAATAGTTATGCCACAAATAAAAGCTATAGTAGTTACCCCTTTAGCACCTCATAATTTAGCAACAAGACCTATAATTTTAAGTGGTGAAGAAAGATTAATATTAACTTTAAAACCAGAGCAAAAAGGTTGTATAATAATAGATGGTGAAATAGAGAGAGAAATAGGAAATGCTGAGGAAATATTGGTATATTACTCTGATGAAAAAATAAATCTTATATTACCAGAAAATAGAGATTACTATGGAATTTTAAGAGATAAGTTAAAGTGGGGAGATAATCTATGTTAA
- the era gene encoding GTPase Era, with protein MKAGFIAVVGRPNVGKSTLINKLVNEKVAIVSDKAGTTRDTIKGILNFNGNQYIFVDTPGIHKPKHLLGEHMTNSALRVLRDVDVIAMVIDASQEISTGDLFVWEKVKEAKKTPRILIVNKIDKITDEELIKKREEIAEKLGDFDAIVEIAGQYAIGVPKLLEALDPFLEDGIKYYPDDMYTDMPTYRIITEVVREKILERTRDEIPHSVAIEIINVTRRDNGKDKFDINIYVERDSQKGIIIGKQGKMLKEIGIEARKEIESLLGIQIYLELWVKVKDDWRKKKPFLKELGYVDEK; from the coding sequence GTGAAAGCTGGATTTATAGCAGTTGTAGGTAGACCAAACGTAGGAAAGTCTACATTAATAAATAAACTTGTAAATGAAAAAGTTGCTATTGTTTCTGATAAGGCAGGAACAACAAGAGATACGATAAAAGGTATTTTAAATTTTAATGGAAATCAATATATATTTGTAGATACTCCAGGAATTCATAAACCAAAGCATTTATTAGGTGAACATATGACAAATAGTGCTTTAAGAGTACTAAGAGATGTTGATGTAATTGCCATGGTTATAGATGCTTCTCAAGAGATTAGTACTGGTGATTTATTCGTATGGGAAAAAGTAAAAGAAGCAAAAAAAACACCAAGAATATTAATAGTAAATAAAATAGATAAAATAACAGATGAAGAACTAATTAAAAAAAGAGAAGAAATAGCAGAAAAATTAGGTGATTTTGATGCGATTGTAGAGATCGCAGGACAATATGCAATAGGTGTTCCTAAATTACTAGAAGCGTTAGATCCATTTTTAGAAGATGGAATAAAATATTATCCAGATGATATGTATACGGATATGCCTACATACAGAATAATAACAGAAGTTGTTAGAGAAAAAATATTAGAAAGAACAAGAGATGAAATTCCTCACTCTGTAGCTATTGAAATTATAAATGTAACTAGAAGAGATAATGGAAAAGATAAGTTTGATATAAATATTTATGTAGAAAGAGACTCTCAAAAAGGTATTATAATTGGAAAGCAAGGTAAAATGCTAAAAGAGATTGGAATTGAAGCTAGAAAAGAGATAGAAAGTCTATTAGGAATTCAAATATACTTAGAACTTTGGGTAAAAGTAAAAGATGACTGGAGAAAGAAAAAACCATTCTTAAAAGAATTAGGATATGTAGACGAAAAATAG
- a CDS encoding uracil-DNA glycosylase, with protein sequence MLKIGTDWDEILKEEVEKEYFVKMKDFLKHEYSEKTVYPPNKEIFTAFQLTPYKDVKIVILGQDPYHGAGQAHGLAFSVKKGISLPPSLRNIYKEIVNEGEGETFNSGCLESWAKQGIFLLNASLTVREGEANSHSKIGWTTFTDEVIKKINEKKEQVIFVLWGNNAKDKKKYITNPNHIILEGVHPSPLSASRGFFGCDHFKTINSILKEKGHKAITWDII encoded by the coding sequence ATGTTGAAAATAGGAACTGACTGGGATGAAATATTAAAAGAAGAAGTTGAAAAAGAATATTTTGTAAAAATGAAAGATTTTTTAAAACATGAATACTCAGAAAAAACAGTATATCCACCAAATAAAGAGATTTTTACAGCTTTTCAATTAACACCCTATAAAGATGTAAAAATAGTTATATTAGGACAAGATCCATACCATGGCGCAGGACAAGCTCACGGATTAGCATTTTCAGTAAAAAAAGGAATCTCATTACCTCCATCTTTGAGAAATATATATAAAGAGATAGTTAATGAAGGAGAGGGAGAAACCTTTAATAGTGGATGTTTAGAAAGTTGGGCTAAGCAAGGGATATTTCTTCTAAATGCTAGTTTAACTGTAAGAGAAGGTGAAGCGAATTCACATAGCAAAATAGGTTGGACTACATTTACAGATGAAGTTATAAAAAAAATTAATGAAAAAAAGGAACAAGTAATATTTGTTCTTTGGGGTAATAATGCTAAAGATAAAAAGAAATATATTACAAATCCAAACCATATAATTCTTGAAGGTGTTCATCCAAGCCCACTATCAGCAAGTAGAGGGTTTTTTGGATGTGATCACTTTAAAACCATAAATAGTATATTAAAAGAAAAAGGTCACAAAGCTATAACATGGGATATTATTTGA
- a CDS encoding TIGR03960 family B12-binding radical SAM protein, whose translation MRVDIGKYLMSVEKPAQYLGNEINSFHKDLDSVKARMCLFFPDIYEVGMSNLGIKLLYAIMNKVDNFYLERGFAPMEDMETLMRQNNIPMFSLETKTELRDFDVVGFSLSYEMCYPNVLNALDLANIPLHADERGEEHPLIMAGGTCMMNPTPMEKFLDFFVIGDGEETMTKLAQTLVALAGKTKAEKLEAIKDFEGVYIPKLHKGVKRIKRAIVQDIDNTPSYSEQLVPYIQIVHDRASVEIQRGCTRGCRFCQAGYVYRPVRERSLEKNMELIEDMLFNTGYSEISLSSLSSSDYTGISSLIDGLQKKYENKNLAISLPSLRMNTHSVDVAVNISGGKRTGFTFAPEAGSQKMRDVINKGVTEEQIIETAEAAVKAGWDNLKFYFMIGLPFETDEDVMAIYELVKRVTYRCRTIRRRVNITASVSNFVPKPHTPYQWHEQMSVEETERKQGMLRDAFRGMKGATLRMHPPKKSYLEGFLSRGDERTADLIETAFKIGAKLDDYKDNFSIWKEAMEELNISEKDYLGARELDAVLPWDLVDTGVSKEFYIRELEKSEKQALTVDCREQCSACGMKKYIKECGSLTLDKK comes from the coding sequence ATGAGAGTAGATATAGGTAAGTATTTAATGTCAGTAGAAAAACCAGCTCAATATTTAGGAAATGAAATAAATAGTTTTCATAAAGATTTAGATTCAGTAAAGGCTAGAATGTGTTTATTCTTTCCAGATATTTATGAAGTGGGAATGTCTAATTTAGGAATAAAATTACTTTATGCAATTATGAATAAAGTTGATAATTTTTATTTAGAAAGAGGATTTGCTCCAATGGAAGACATGGAAACTTTAATGAGACAAAATAATATTCCAATGTTTTCTTTAGAGACAAAAACAGAGTTAAGAGATTTTGATGTTGTTGGTTTTTCATTATCATATGAGATGTGTTATCCAAATGTTTTAAATGCTTTAGACTTGGCCAATATCCCATTGCATGCTGATGAAAGAGGAGAAGAACATCCCCTTATAATGGCAGGTGGAACATGTATGATGAACCCAACACCTATGGAGAAATTTTTAGATTTCTTTGTAATTGGTGATGGAGAAGAAACTATGACAAAGTTAGCTCAAACATTGGTTGCTCTTGCGGGAAAAACAAAAGCTGAAAAACTTGAAGCTATAAAAGATTTTGAAGGAGTTTATATTCCTAAATTACATAAAGGTGTAAAAAGAATAAAAAGAGCAATAGTTCAAGATATAGATAATACACCATCATATTCTGAGCAATTAGTACCATATATTCAAATAGTTCATGATAGAGCTTCAGTGGAGATTCAAAGAGGATGCACTAGAGGATGTAGATTCTGTCAAGCAGGGTATGTTTATAGACCTGTAAGAGAAAGAAGTCTTGAGAAAAATATGGAATTAATAGAGGATATGCTTTTCAATACAGGTTATTCTGAAATATCATTATCATCTTTAAGTAGTAGTGATTATACAGGAATAAGCTCTTTAATAGATGGATTACAAAAAAAATATGAGAATAAAAATTTAGCAATTTCACTACCATCTCTTAGAATGAATACTCATTCTGTTGATGTAGCTGTAAACATTAGTGGTGGAAAAAGAACTGGATTTACATTTGCTCCAGAAGCTGGAAGTCAGAAAATGAGAGATGTTATTAATAAAGGGGTAACAGAGGAACAAATTATAGAAACAGCAGAAGCAGCAGTAAAAGCTGGTTGGGATAATCTAAAGTTTTACTTTATGATAGGATTACCATTTGAAACAGATGAAGATGTTATGGCAATATATGAGCTAGTGAAAAGAGTTACATATAGATGTAGAACAATAAGAAGAAGAGTTAATATAACAGCAAGTGTTTCAAACTTTGTTCCAAAACCTCATACACCTTATCAATGGCATGAGCAAATGAGTGTTGAAGAAACAGAAAGAAAACAGGGAATGTTAAGAGATGCTTTTAGAGGAATGAAGGGAGCAACTTTAAGAATGCATCCACCTAAAAAATCTTATTTAGAAGGTTTCCTTTCAAGAGGAGATGAAAGAACAGCTGATTTAATAGAAACAGCATTTAAAATTGGTGCAAAACTAGATGATTACAAAGATAATTTCTCTATTTGGAAAGAAGCAATGGAAGAGTTGAATATATCTGAAAAAGATTATTTAGGTGCAAGAGAATTAGATGCCGTTCTTCCATGGGACCTTGTAGACACAGGAGTTAGTAAAGAATTTTACATAAGAGAACTAGAAAAAAGTGAAAAACAAGCTTTAACAGTTGATTGTAGAGAGCAATGCTCAGCTTGTGGAATGAAAAAATATATTAAAGAGTGTGGATCATTAACTTTAGATAAAAAGTAA
- a CDS encoding KH domain-containing protein, whose translation MNFRGIEKTDKWGYIFTVFYNGEKFHSFDEMAGKVTVKGEFRKVMNELGFTWAKGIQQGGRTDAKVSAERNLLYVSSNFTGDLSEIIFKFNEKMKESIFIRKVQKTFPNLSFPEYVEKREYIYRYPKKRVKRSIEDIEKTLLEISGTYDVSKFTDKKGLELKEHERTVKVTYEKGVLKFIGNSFMPKQVRNMAGYILTGEVETFPGKFLTLENVYLKEELMNKMILSCDNLKISGVEKIEKTKDDEITILYVKKEKKGEVIGKNASNIKSLRKELGNIVIREI comes from the coding sequence ATGAATTTTAGAGGTATTGAAAAAACTGATAAATGGGGATATATATTTACAGTTTTTTATAATGGAGAAAAATTTCATTCTTTTGATGAAATGGCAGGAAAAGTAACTGTAAAAGGTGAATTTAGAAAAGTAATGAATGAACTAGGATTTACTTGGGCAAAAGGAATTCAACAGGGTGGAAGAACAGATGCTAAAGTTTCTGCTGAAAGAAATCTGTTATATGTAAGTAGTAATTTTACTGGTGATTTAAGTGAGATAATATTTAAATTTAATGAAAAAATGAAGGAATCTATTTTTATAAGAAAAGTACAAAAAACTTTTCCAAATTTATCTTTTCCAGAATATGTAGAAAAAAGAGAGTATATTTATAGATATCCTAAAAAAAGAGTTAAAAGATCAATAGAAGATATAGAAAAAACTCTTTTAGAAATAAGCGGAACTTATGATGTAAGTAAATTTACAGATAAGAAGGGACTCGAATTAAAAGAACATGAAAGAACAGTTAAAGTTACTTATGAAAAAGGAGTATTAAAATTTATAGGAAATTCATTTATGCCTAAACAAGTTAGAAATATGGCAGGGTATATTTTAACTGGTGAAGTTGAAACTTTTCCAGGAAAATTTTTAACTTTAGAAAATGTGTATCTAAAAGAAGAGTTAATGAATAAGATGATATTATCATGTGATAATCTTAAAATATCTGGAGTTGAAAAAATAGAAAAAACAAAAGATGATGAAATTACAATATTATATGTAAAAAAGGAAAAAAAAGGAGAAGTAATAGGAAAAAATGCTTCAAATATAAAATCCTTAAGAAAAGAACTTGGAAATATAGTAATAAGGGAGATTTAA